GCTGACCAGTTCTTTGGGGATGTGGCCGGTGAGCTTGTTGCCGGAGAGGTCAATCAGTGTAAGCTGCTGGAGGCCGCCGATGCTGGAAGGAATCGTTCCGTTCAGCAAGTTTCTGCTCAGGTCCAGGCTTAGAAGCTGCGAGAGGCTGCCAATGGAGGATGGCACTGGCCCGGTTAGCCTGTTCTGCTGTAACCTCAATTCTTGGAGATTCTTCAGCTTCCCAATGCCTTCCGGGATCTCGCCGTCGAGGAGGTTGGAGTGGGCATCCAACGTCTGCAGCCCAACGAGATTCCCGATGCTTGACGGTATCACGCCGGATATGCTGTTGCCGCCGAGGTTCAGCGTCTGGAGCTGCGCCGAGAGGCGGGAGATGGAAGCTGGCATCGCGCCGCCAAACTTGTTGCCGTCGAGATAGATCTCGACCAGCGCGCTGCAGTTGGTTAAGCCCTCCAAGAACTCCCAGCCGCCGGCGTCGGTGGCTGTGAGCTTGTTGTTGGACAGCTCGAGCGACTCCATGCAGAGGCTGCCGATCTCGGGTGGCACGCGCCCGGTGAAGCTGTTGTTGGCGAGGCTGAGGGCCTTCAGGTTCGACGCCATGGCGAGCGACGCCGGGATCGGCCCGCTGAGGTTGTTCCCGCCGAGGAAGAGGAACTGAAGATCCGGCCAGCGCGCGCCCGCGTCGGCGGAGAGTTCCCCGTGGAACATGTTATTGGCCACGGAGAAGCGTTGCAGCGACGACATGTTGAAGAAGCCCGGCGGGATCTCCCCGGTGAGGCGGTTCTGGTAGACGTTGAAGAACCGGAGGTCGGGCAGGCGCGAGAGGCCGTCGGGGATGCCACCCTCGAGGAGGTTCTGGTCTAGCTGGAGCTTCTGGATCTTCGTGAGGTTCCCGAGCGACGGCGGGATGCGGCCGGAGAGCGAGTTGTGGCCGAGCCCGAGGACGGTGAGGTTCTGGAGCGCGTCGAGCCACTCCGGGACGCCGCCGGTGAGGTTGTTGTTGTTGAGGAACGcgacggcgaggacgctgcagttGCGGAGCGCGGCGGGTATCTCCCCCGTGAACGCATTGTCGCAGAGGCTGAGGTACGTGAGGCGCCGGAGCCGGCCGAGGCTCGCCGGGATCCTCCCCGAGACGCCGTTGTCGGTGAGGTTGAGGACCCGGAGGTGCTCCAGGTCGCCGACGGCCGGGGACAGCGTCCCGGTGAGGCCGTGCGCGGACACGTCCAGCGACGTGACGCGCCCCGCGGTGCAGCTCACGCCCGGCCACCGGCAGAAGTGCACCGCGTCGTTCCACGACCGGAGCTTGCCGGACGGGTCCGACACGGCGGCCTTGAACGCCAGCAGCGCGTCCCGGTCggtccctgccgccgccgccagtgcGCCCAGTTGTAGCAGCAGCGCCATGAACCCCGCTCCAGCCCCCATAGCAGTTTATCCGCTCTGCCCTTGTATCTCTACGCTCTGTGCTGTGGAACTAGCTGTGGGCAGTAGCTTGCAGCTTCCAAGCTTGTGAGGCTGCGCCATTTATAGAGGGGCTCGAGCACGGTCGTCCACTTGGATTTGgggaggtgggcggcggcggcgttgctgGCTTCGCTGCACATGCACTGCTACTGAAGTCTGAAACATAGCGGTGGATTATAATCTTTTCTTTTTTGGCCTTGTTTGGGCTGACTTTTTGCTCAGAAGCTTCATAGCAGTGGGCCAGTGGCCAGTGGCGTCTATTGAGTGTTAAAAATAGTAGCTAAGCTTGTTTATGGTAGTGACACGGTGTTTGGCATTATCATGTACACTTAATCATCTAACAGTTGAGACCAACCAGTATGGTGCTTAAAAACCATCTTAAATTTTTTTCCGTGCTTGGAGTGCTCCCTCTGATGGAGGCTCAATTGCTTGGAATGTTTTTGCTTGCAATTATTGCACGCTGATCtaaattcctttcctttcttaaGGCGGCTTACTGTCGCTGACCGAGCTCTCACTGATTAGTGGGTGGGGATTTCGTGCTCGAGATCACATGGGAGATGCAGTCACGGTGGGAGCAGGAAAAATGAGCTGTTCTGTTGGTCACTTGGTCGTTGCGAGAAAAGGCCCACTTCTTACTGGGCCACCAGGACTAGCCACATTTGGCCCAGTTTTTGTACTACTTTTAAAGGGCCTAGCGCCTGAAGTGAGAGGAAGGAAGAATCGACCGAAGCCAGCTCGGTCCAAAATCAGATCACACGCGTTTCGCGGCTTGTTCTCTCTGCCTCGGCGTCGCCGACGTGCCCTGCGCGGATGTCCAAGCCGCGTCCGGCAGCGCCACCGGCGGAAGACGGAGGTGAAGTCGGAGAAGAGCGGCGCGTCGGACTCCAGTCACGGCTCTCTCAGGTCGCCGAGGAGGATGTCCGGTCACCGCGATCAGGAACGAATCATCAATAAGGTTCTCCTGGGCTCGCCGCCTTCGAGAAGGTTCTGGTCGAGCTCGAGCATCTGAATCTTGGTCAGGTTCGCGAGAGGCGGCGGGATGCGGCCGGAGAGCATGCTCTGGCCGAGCCGGAGTGCGGTGAGGCTCTGCAACGCGTCAAGCCAGTCCGGGACGCCGGCGGTAAGGCGGTTGCTGTTGAGGTACGCTGCGGAGAGGCACGTGCAGTTGCGGAGCGCGCCGGGTACCTCGCCGTCGAAGGCGCTGTCGAAGAGACTGAGGTACGAGAGGCGTCGGAGCGGGACGAGGCTCGCCGGGGTGCTCCCGGAGATGCCGTTGGCGGTGAGGTTGAGAGTCTCGAAGTGCGTGAGGTTGCCGACGGCCGGGTCCGACACGGCGGCCTTGAACGCCAGCAGCGCGTCCCGGTCGGTGCGTGCCGCCGCCAGCTGCAGGAACAGGAGCACCACCACGGTCCACGACCACGAATCCAGTTCGCCAGACCCATATACGGCCCAGTGGCCCACTAGTACTAGGCTGCTCTATGTTTAGCCCATTATTACTTGctttgaaaaaaaagaaaaaagtcaTTTTTACCTCTCTGAATTTTAGGATGAATTCGCGTTTCCTCTCTAGACAATAAAACCGTCTGCTTGGACTTCTCGAACTCGCGATACCGGACACATGACCTCCTTAATTAGTTTCTCTCAGtggtttttcttttttcttttatatttattttggctgaatatttgaaaaattatattaaataaaaaattataaaataaacaatctaattttgttggaattcacataattatatatatacaatgaacatatgatatgatataatttaataaaaatatttattataattttaaatatatatttttttgtaATTAATTCATAGCTATAGTTTCCGTGGTCCAATTATGatgaaatttttatggtgggTTTATAATTATATGCTTGAGATTTAGTAAAAGTATAATGCTTATTGGATCATTTATgcttgatcaactgaaaaatcTTTGATATAGCCTGAAATTTAGTTGCTCAAGAATACGTGATCAAATGAGTATAAaattttttactaaattatacaATATCATATGTTCACTGCATATATCTACTCATATCGATTCcaaaaaattaaattttctattttataatttttttgtgATTTGCTATGACTTTTTTAAAGATTCAGCCAAAATAAacataaaagaaaaggagaaaaactACTAAGAGGAACCAGTAAGGAAGGTCATGTGTCCGGTATCGCGAGTTTGAGGAGTCCGTACGGATGATTTTATTATCTAGGGAGGAAACGTGGATTGGTTCTAAAGTTCAGAAAGAATTTTTTTATAAAGAAAGATACTTCCCATTGGAGTAAGAAAGGCCATATAAGTAGTGGCCACGTTACTAGGTCCAGCCATTGAACAAACGACAGGTTTTGGGCCTTGGGAGCTCTAAACTTCCAGTAGATGAAGATTCAAACAAATTTTAAAAAAAGATTTTGGAAAAATAAAAGAGTTTCTCGCATAAATCCCCTCTTTTTTCGGCAACTATTATTTTTTGTATGCATTTTTTCTTTTTGGTCAACTAGCCTAATTATGTGCACTGTAATGCTGTAATGGCATGTGGGTGTAAAATGTCTAGAAGGACGTTAAAAAAATGTCTAGAAGGAAATGTTTGATATCACTCTGCATTTGGATGATGTTCACGCCAATTTGCAAAACTTGTGATGTTCCTACACCACAAGTGAAAGGCTGAAAGCCACACGTTGGCCAACTCAAATGTACCTGATCAAACCGGCCAGGGCCAACGTTTGGGGCTTCATTTTAGCTGCCGCTCCGGTGAATCAGTGCGGCCAGTTTTAACTCTCTACCTGCGCGCCTCGCCGTGGCCCGATCGGTGCCCATCATCTCGTGCGAATAATCACTGGCGCGCAGCGGTGGTGTCCGTGACTTGCAGCGGGCAATAATTGTACTGGCGCCAACCACTTCTCACTGGATGCAATCAAACCTTGCCACTGCCAGTGCCAGCCTCGCCCGCCCCCATCTCGCAGCTCCCGTCATGCCGCCCATTATCTTGTTCTGCACTACTGTACACTGTACTGTACTAGACTAACGGGTCACTGACAAGTAGTCAAGAGGCTGTCTGACCAGGCAGACAATCTGGAAAAGAGACGAGGATCTGCCAGTGGAGCACGCAGCGCACGCCGCCTGGTAAAATGTTCGCGTTCTCCGTGAGGTTTCTCTCGCAGCGTAAACCCAATTTGTTTCCGGAAGATCATGGGAATAAGATCTCAAGAAACCTGGCTGAGAAAAAAGTTGTAGACGAACCGTTAAGGCATCTTGTTCAGTTTCACTGTAATCTTCAGAACATTTCCTCCTGGCTGATTCCTCCTCTGACCCCCTCCCTCCCCCAACCGAAGTGAAAGGAGTCAAGGATGCCTGCCGGGGAAACTCTTATAGCCACCACCACATCTCGATCTCGTATAAACACATCCACCAGCTACTACAAAGGCCGTACAAAAGCCACGGCACCTAACGAACTGAACTCTAGCTACCAGCTAACGCCAGTGGCAGGCTAATGAGCTAGCAGTACTCGCGGCTCCAGCTACCAAGCCGGCGGCGTCCACCGGCTGGCGCCTCGATCTGGCCTCGCCGGCTAGTTTCTActgcggccgccgcgccggagCGGCGGCGAGCACGAACCGGGAGGCGAAGGAGTAGTATCCCTCGCTGCCGTCCAGCGCCGTGCCGAAGTCGAAGTTGCGCGCGTAGCTGAGCGGGTCGTACTGGTGGCACCGcgcggacgacgacgacgcgtggccgtggccgtggcgcgCCCCGGCCGTGGCTGCCGTGCACACCAGCATCCGGCTCTGCCGCCGCAGCTTCCGCACCAGCCGCCCCAGCGCCAGCCCGCACCCGCGACCGCCGCGGCaccccgacgacgacgacgacgacgggccGCCCCTCGCGCCCGGAGCGGCTGCGCTGCCGGCGGCGTCTGCCATCACGATGGCGCTGGTTTTCCGCCGAATCTTGGTGCCTCAGAGAGCGGCGCGTTGGCTGGGGGAGGAGCTGTGGTCTTGGTGGAAACTGGAACGGAATGGAGTGGTGGTGGCGTGGCCGGCCGTGTGATTTATAGGGAGATGAGCTCTGTGGAGTGGGGGTGGTGCGAAACGGGGAGCGGAGGGGTGGGCAGCGCGGATGGTGGGCAGCGCGGTTTCCCGTTTCTGCCATGTGGTCCGTGGATAAAAATACAGTACGGCGAGTTGGGGGCAGTGTAGAGTAGGTGTGGCGTTATCTATTCTTTTTGGGCAGGATAATGCACGAATAAAGGTTGGAGAAATGGCTCGAGCTACAGGACCTTTGCCTCCAAAGGGGATGAATGAACGAACTCATGATTAGGGCCGGGAGCAGCTCACTAGCTCTGCGGCAGGATGAGCTCCAGGAATCAAGGAAGCTTGCGAGCTACTCCTGCTCTTCGGCTTGATGAAAAAAAAAGATTATCGTGGGGAGAGCAGGAATCAAGCATgcctttttttgtttttttttgttgTTGTGTGTCACCTGTCACTGTCAGCTGGCGGATCGGGCGGCGTGAGAGACGCGGCGAGCCTCCCGACGAGGACAGCCGGCAACGAGGTTTTTGCACTACCGAGGGCGGAGAAGGGGAGGTAACCTCGGCAGCCGCAGCCGCCAGTGGGCGGTGCACGCCCGCCGCCCGGCGGCCGCCTCGGAGCGAGCTGGACGCGCCGGCGCGCCCGTGTTCCGCGGGCCGCTGCGTCCGAAATGGCAGCAGGCGTTGCTGCGATCAGGTCACGACGTGCCGGGCGCGGCGCGACCCATGGCAGTGGAGCGCATGCACATCATGCGCTAGCTCCGTCCTCTGCAGCGACGCGGCTTTCACTGCGGCGCCGAGGAGACGTCAAGTTTTCAAGTCCTCTCCTCCAGTCTCAAGTGTCAAGTCAGACAGTTCCCTTACGATTATACTGTGTCAGCTGATGGCATTCCTCGTCGCTTGTGTTGTGAACGACTGACCGGACACAAGTCCATGTGCCTTTTGTGCTGAGGTTCGACACTACACTTTTCGTTTTAGCCTATCTGTTCCTCACCAGAAGAAGTATTCCTCTCCAGAAAAATATTCGATTTGGTGCCCCCACAGAGAATGAAAACGTTAGGAGAGTCTACAACGGTCGGAAATCAGCATAGGGAGAGGAGAGATGCTTGCATCACTTTAGCTTGTCGATCTGCTGGTTGTGTTTCTTTCAGGCAACCGCCAAAAAACATGGAGAATCATCTCATAGTTTAAGAGCAAGACGAGCACGCTCTTAGCCGataaatcttttttttttgaaggggAACTCTTATCCGATAAATCTGACATCGCATAATTCGAGTGTATTACGGGTGTTTTAGAAATAGTACTAGACATTTCATTGTTGTATATAAGATTTTCCAAGCGTATTTTGTAATGGCCGCAGACGAGGCTTATTGTTCTTTTTTAAAAATTTTATGAAGATTTTTCTAGGATACAGGAGGGTTAGAACCCATAGTCCCATACTGATTATGTATTGAAAGAGAGTTTATGTAAAAAGCAAAGAAAAAGGGAAATATTCCTGTGAAATGACCGAGTCTAATTTGTTGATTTTCGAGAGGGGAAACAAATTAGCAATCATGAGTCCACAACCAAGATCTTCTCAAAAAAAAAGATCGGCCACTTGAATATTTGAAAATGTTATAAAAAGTATCAATAACCGTGAGCCATTCGTAAAATACACTTAGAGATTCTTGTGAATCTAGTAGTGAGAATGCCTGCCAAGTGCCAACATCAGCTATGGATCCACGAGGGGGAAGACTGAAACAACCCATGCCAAATTGCCAACGTCACTGATCCGTCAGGTAAGATGCAGAGACAAAAGCAAGATTCCAGCCGACGCTGACAGTCAGCCGGTGAGCTACACGATTTAAACAACAGCGTCTTGCAGCGTGCAAGCACGAGGCGCCCACGCACGCAGCCACCGGGAAACCGATCCATTTCCACTTCGCCGTCGCGCGATTATGTGACCGGTCAGCACGGCGACATGCTGGAATACGCATGCAGCCATGAGTGGTGTATCTATCTCAACACCAACACATTCCTTCTCATGATCCAGAGGGTTTCAACCTGGTGGCCGCCATGTGGGAACAGTGGATGCACACATGGTCTCGGAGATTCCAAAAAGTCCCGCTCACATGCGTCTCCACTCTCCAGCTGATGACTGCTGACCCTGGTCAATAACATTCTCTCATCCGCTTCTGCACACTTGTTCCATTTCCTCTTTTGTTTTCAGTTTTTCCTACACGTTCTCTGTCCAAATGAAGTCTTAAGCGGAGAAAATTTATACGTAGTAAAAGATGCAGTACAAGCAGAGGAGCTGTTCACAAAGGAAAGTTTAGGGTAAATCTCTTCTCTGGGCTTAGTATCATTTTTTGACAGTGTAAGGTCAAAAAAGGGTACATCTGATCTACCCTGTGACAGAGGAAACGACTAAAAGTCCTGGCCGATACCCCACACCGCATTATGCCTCTGCACGACGCCATCGACCCTGCATCTGCATTGATCTGGTTGCCGCAGGGTGGCGCCCCGGTTGCCCCCTCAGATCCTACACTGAAGACAGCGACCTCATCGTCCCAATTCAACCACTGTTCATCCCCATTTACTTCCGTGCATCCATCCCTCCATACCTAGATGTTGGACTTGGACCAGTGTTCATCTCCGTCCACCACTGTGCAAAAATCCGCATGTCTGATGAAATGGCTGATCCGTCTCTCCATACCCTGATGTTTTGCCAAGCTTCTGTGGTCGTCGCGGCCTTGCTGCTGCAGCTGCGAGCGTCATGGACGGGACTTTGGGTTGGATTGTGGATGAGATCAGATCACTTGTCGTTGGTTCAGTAACTGGTCAAGGCTTCTGAAAAGAAAGCTCGTATCGACCATGGGTGGAGAAGTTCAGCAAGTCTCCGTGAAAAAGCAAGAGGTGATTGCAACGCTGAAAGGCAAGCGGAAGTTTGCTCACTGCCGTGCCACATGGATGCGGACAAGGCGCATGTGAGATGTACCAAGTGGCCAAAAGCCAAAacgagcaaaaaaaaaaagaactcgTAGGCGCCTACGAGATTAGAGATCAAACACCACATCCTACGAGGGAGAAAAGTATTGCCCAAAAGGAAAGAAGGCTGCACCATTAGTAAACTATTCAGGAAAGCCCATCAATGGTACGTTGATGAATCTGTCAAATACTCAAATCAACGGATACAACATAAGGGATTGATGATAAAAAAAAGCTGCTACTAAATCGGTCTGTCATTTTGCTAGCTTGATCTGTTGCAGGCTACGCATGTGGTGTAGCCAGTTTGCTTTACTGCCTTTAGTTCCTTGCAATCGCAGGGTCAGTGGCCCTCATACCACGCATGCATGTGAGGCCCAAATGCTCTCACTAGTCACCGAGGCTAGCTTCACAAGGCACAAAAGTGTCAGTACTAGCCGGTGGTGATTTCGGCAGTTGTTGTACTTATGGGAGTAGAGTATCTATATGTTCTTGTCGTCAACGTATAGAAATGATTCATCGGCGCGTCCTGATCAGCGTCCCCAACTGTGACGCACTGACGCAGAGATGCTCTGCAACGTTGGGTTTTTTACTGTCGCATCAGGTCAAACGGCTGGCTGCCCTTTTGGACTCGTATCAGCAGCTTCGTCAGTTTAGAATTGGTGTATTTGGCTTTGAAGTTTGAACTCATTGGAAGCCATAGCCATGACATGCCGACATCGCTGTGCTCGGAATCGTATAGTTTCTGCCTTTCAGAGCCTCGGCTCACCGCATTCTGTTCTGTTTCGCGAGATGGAGTTGAACTGAAAGCTCTCACGAAAAAGTTCAGACTGTCAGGCATCAGGTTCATGTTGCATCGTTGCTTCAGCAAACAAAGCACCGGCACAGCGCTGCAGGCAGGCTGCAGAAGAGTAACAGCTATGGGCTTCCGTGA
The genomic region above belongs to Panicum hallii strain FIL2 chromosome 4, PHallii_v3.1, whole genome shotgun sequence and contains:
- the LOC112890881 gene encoding uncharacterized protein LOC112890881 gives rise to the protein MADAAGSAAAPGARGGPSSSSSSGCRGGRGCGLALGRLVRKLRRQSRMLVCTAATAGARHGHGHASSSSARCHQYDPLSYARNFDFGTALDGSEGYYSFASRFVLAAAPARRPQ